From Glycine soja cultivar W05 chromosome 4, ASM419377v2, whole genome shotgun sequence, the proteins below share one genomic window:
- the LOC114410790 gene encoding protein MAIN-LIKE 2-like, translating into MGRGRDISQDVPEADVPRCRRPTASARRQRVTQRVEDVPLLAEDVPHVFDGSPEMTGAADGVETDLVASDGSLGALADDEGFPGGLRDPSVLIGFADHVAYSIWSGQERPDLKLVSHGRKVDKFGRPAVEIEGMIAATGLDPLIRCSVITTDPGLISAFVERWHRETSSFHLPVGEVTITLDDVSSLLHIPITGALHSFESLVTSDAVALLMRIQLRHVRQVGLMFGYPGFGTCTRAFRDLGLAEAFSWGAAALVHLYDQFNEASQAPPRQMAGYISLLQCWIYEHFPSVHRCVVDDGYVEASPHACRWLMGKAQMTGIKGAPYRACIDALTVTDVCWMLYVEHQGVRGYELISSYTGQVRWGQIIVYIRPERVVRQFGYIQTVPPPPVRDSLTGTDIDDRWISHPFVTPTEDTAEPRPVPPPLPHDDDFVEPPVPEVPVASDLPTHFVDVIARDDDPDDSLRLRQRHHID; encoded by the exons ATGGGTAGAGGCAGAGACATTAGTCAGGATGTGCCTGAGGCTGATGTTCCTCGGTGTCGTAGGCCCACTGCCTCAGCACGTAGGCAACGGGTTACCCAGAGAGTCGAGGATGTTCCTCTATTGGCTGAGGATGTGCCTCATGTGTTTGATGGTAGCCCAGAGATGACAGGCGCCGCCGATGGTGTTGAGACGGATTTAGTAGCTAGTGATGGGAGCTTGGGGGCACTTGCTGATGATGAGGGGTTCCCCGGTGGGCTACGCGATCCATCTGTTTTGATAGGATTTGCTGATCATGTGGCATACAGCATATGGAGTGGACAG GAGCGACCCGATCTCAAGTTGGTATCCCATGGTAGGAAAGTAGATAAATTTGGGAGACCGGCTGTTGAGATCGAAGGTATGATTGCGGCCACCGGATTGGATCCACTGATCAGGTGTTCTGTAATCACTACtgatcctggacttatatccgccTTTGTTGAGAGGTGGCATAGGGAGACGAGCAGCTTCCACCTCCCAGTAGGGGAGGTGACGATCACTCTAGACGACGTTTCATCACTCCTGCATATTCCGATTACTGGCGCgctgcattcattcgagtcgcTGGTTACATCTGACGCAGTGGCCCTATTGATGAGGATACAGTTGAGACACGTCAGGCAGGTGGGCCTCATGTTCGGTTATCCTGGCTTTGGGACATGTACCAGA GCATTCAGGGACCTGGGCCTGGCAGAGGCATTCTCTTGGGGAGCGGCCGCCTTGGTCCACCTGTATGATCAGTTTAACGAGGCGTCGCAGGCCCCTCCACGGCAGATGGCCGGTTACATTTCACTACTTCAG TGCTGGATTTACGAGCACTTTCCATCGGTCCATCGGTGTGTCGTTGATGATGGTTATGTTGAGGCTAGCCCACATGCCTGTAGGTGGCTTATGGGTAAGGCCCAGATGACCGGGATTAAGGGAGCCCCGTACAGAGCATGTATTGATGCCCTGACAGTGACCGACGTCTGTTGGATGCTGTATGTTGAGCATCAGGGAGTTCGGGGCTATGAGTTGATCTCCTCGTACACGGGACAAGTTAGATGGGGTCAGATCATCGTCTACATTCGACCAGAGAGGGTGGTTCGACAGTTTGGGTACATTCAGACCGTTCCTCCACCACCGGTTCGTGATTCGTTGACAGGTACTGATATAGACGACCGGTGG ATTTCGCACCCTTTTGTGACGCCGACGGAAGACACTGCTGAGCCGAGACCTGTTCCTCCCCCTCTCCCTCATGATGATGACTTCGTCGAGCCACCTGTCCCCGAGGTTCCAGTCGCGTCGGATCTCCCTACGCATTTTGTG GATGT GATAGCTAGAGATGACGACCCAGATGACAGTCTTAGGCTGCGACAGAGACACCACATAGATtag